The Pochonia chlamydosporia 170 chromosome 3, whole genome shotgun sequence genome contains the following window.
TACCTTTGCCCTCAAGGACGATGTACCCCCTAGGGACATATCGCTGAAAGAAGCCTCGGTTGCTTTGATCAAGACTCCGATGTGGGCTCGGGCAGGGCCTGGCACTGTATGTGCTATGGAGAGAGCTGTCACAATTCTTAAAAACAGCGGGGTAATGGTCGAAGAAGTCCCCTTTCCTACGGAAGTCTGCGATAGCGAGGCCTTGAGGCAGATGCAGAACGTAATTATCAGTGGCGAAGCCCAGGTAGCCTTTCTCAGGGAATATCGACTGGACAGGACGAAACTAGATCCGGAAATTTGTCGCCCAGTCGAAAACAACTCAAACTACACCCACAAAGAAAGGTTGCAAGCCCTCGATAGATACGCTAGCTTGCGACCCATCATTGACAAGGTGGCCGCAAAATACTCGGCCATCATTACGCCTAGTGCAATTGATGAAGCTCCGCTCGGACTCAACGATATGGGCAGTCCGGTTTTTAATACTCTTTGGACGGCGAGTAGTTCGTTCTGCAGTATTTGTTCGTTTCTCGCTAACCAGGTGCAGGGATTTCATATGCCCGTTATCAATATACCTGCATTTACCGGAGCGCATGGTATGCCTATCGGCATATCGATTGTGGCAGGCAGATTTTGTGATCAGCATCTTTTGAGGATCAGCAAAGTCCTCAGTGAGCCTCTCATGGCCGAAGGCGGCTGGAAGGTAATGGCCTAACCCTGTTGACGACTAGGTGGCGATCAGTTCCGATGTCGACAGCAAATCCTCATTGTAGGTTATcaagcttggctttgacTTGGACATGAACCCCGTCGGGGCTAAGTGGTAGGATGATATATATCAAATGCACAATGCAGCACCCAATGTTACGGTGTGTGTGGAAAGGCACAACTTAGATCTCCCAGCTGGACATGCGACCTGAGTGTGAACCCACATGACTGCATTTCAGCAATACGTCTTCACGTCAATTCTAGACAACCATCGGAGACACCAAGAATCGTCATAAATCTCATGTAAGGGAGTGATTTCCAAGTAAACAATTGGTCGTTCACTGATTCATTATCTCACACCAAGCGGGTCAAAAGAGGCGTGTACACAAAAGCCGCGTAGAGTCCGCGTAATCATTTTTAAGTTCAGGATGAGTATAATGATATCATAAACGGCAAGGAGCTCAGGTAAACTCCGGGAGTTGCTCAGTTGGCTCGGGGGGCTGCTCAGGGTGACTCACTCACTGGGACTCAGGAACTGCACAGGttaaagcagccacagctcagGAACTCTTCTGAGAAAGGAAACTGGGTCCGTCGTGATTCCGGTTTTATACTGGGCTGTTATTTGTCCCGGGGTTTGGTGGCAGACTAAGTGGTGAAGCCACTTAGTCGTTGACGGGTAGGGCTTTCAAAGTACCTTTGGCATCCATTAATCTTATAAAACGGCCAGCTCTCAATTGCCATGACTAACCCATCTCTACATATGTAAGTTGAAAGAACGGCCAGGCCCGGCTGCGAATATTAAAGTGTTTCCCGCAAACCCCCCACAGAATGTGTCAAGCGTCTGATCTGGCACGTTGCGTCCAAACAATGCACGGCACATTGCAGTGGTCAAATGCCTAATGCCACAACTTCCCAAGGTTTAGCGGCCGTTTGCTGAATACCAGGACGGCTATAGCCGGTAGCTTCAAACCTGGTCAATAGCCGATCAAGCACTTGACGGTAATTCATAAATTTATCCAAGTCTATCTGGGAACTTCTCAAAGGCTGCCTCGGTCGGTCCGAATTGCCCCTGCTTCCAGGGAAATGcacaaagcaccagactctccgGGCGATGCGGATCGTACATGTCTGAATGACACTTGTGCAAGCTaaaggggaaaaaaaagtCCAGTTTcgtaccagttgacctccAAAAAGGTTTCAAGGTTGATTGATATTCCCCGCAACGTTTAACCCGTCATTGGACCACCTAGTTACCACCCGGCCCCTACCCGAAGAATAGGAAGGTGAAAAGAGTTCCCAAACATACTAGTCTATAGATTGGACCCCAAGTTTAAAAGCCGATGCGGCTGACCCTTCCAAACCAGATAATTAATCCGCGAATCGATTCCCGAACCGTAGGTTAGGTCGACACATCGCTAGCCAATGTGGTTGTCGTTCCTAGTCGAAGCTGGTTTAGCTCTTCTGAGCCAAGACATTGGTGCTATCCATCGTCCAGGTTACCATCTCCATTTCTAGTCTCAATTCATACGTTTGTTCGTTTGCGACCGAGATCGAACCGAGGAGGCAACGCGGGGCCCCGTATCAGCTCCATGATGGTGTAACCCCATGTTGAGCTGCATGGTGACATTGCGCGCAGATGTACAACTCCATGGGCTAGGGTTATCGTTAAGCTTTCTTGGAAGTTGGCTTACCCTGCCATTTCCGCATGTGGGATTTACTGTACCTTCATGTCGCTTTGGATCCTTGTCTAAGTTGAGTTGTCTGATGGATATCTGGACGGAAAAATTATACTGGTTATGTCATTGAAGTGCCGACTTGGATCTTGTGGTTAGAATCGCACACGCCAAGAAATATACGACTGGCAAATTTGCAACAATGGAACACGGCCATCGCTTCACATCAATGTAATATAAATATCACCTCTCGACTCCCAAGTccaccatcctcaacatctagcccaaccaacaaacctCAAGACACACCGTCCGCCATCATGGTCGCCCTCAAatccatcctcgccgcctccctGGCACTCATCGCCTCTCCTGGCGCCCTCGCCACCAGAACCTTCTACAACTCCGGCACCCTCAGCGGCTGGGACTACGTCCGCAAGGAGCACAAGGGAACAGTCGACCAGGTCACCAATGTCGCCTACAAGGGCAGCACGTCTCTCAAGATGACCCAAACCTACGACCCCAACTACCATGACCGCTACCACTCCGAGGTCGACCACAACTACGGCTACAAGCGCGGCGACTCTACCTTTTACGGTTTCGCGTTCCGCCTCTCCGACACATGGGACTTCCAGTCGCAATCCTACAACATTGCCCAGTTCATTGCCAATCGTCCTGGAGCGGGATGCGGCGGAGACGACTGGATGCCCAGCACCATGGTTTGGATTCAGGGGAACCAGCTCTTCTCTCGAATCGTCACCGGACACTACCGCCAGCCGAACTGCGGTCGAACCATTGACACTTTGCGAAACCTTGGCCAGATCAGTGCTGGACAGTGGCACAGGGTCATCCTGCAGGTCAAGTGGGCTAGTGACAACTCTGGCTTCTTCAAGATTTGGCTTGATGGAAACAAGGTTGTGGAGAGGTTGAATACTGCGACGACGGTCGACGACGACAGTGTTTTCCAGTTCCGTGTTGGTCTGTATGCGAACAGCTGGCACGATGATGGCCACATGAATGGTAATCAGGGATTCCGCCAGATTTGGTACGATGAGATTGCTATGGGTACCGAGTTTAAGGATGTCGATCCTGCTCAGCAGTgagtggtggatggtgtaAATAGCAGAAGAAAATGATGTACATATTCTGGCTTTAACTGTAGATAGTTTGAAGATTGGACTGATTGTATGCCTTTTGAGGTTTTGAACTCTGCATGTAAATGCCAAGATTTGTCCCTTGTCTAGTTCAACGTCCGAATGGCCACAGCAAAAGGTCCATATATTGAGGCTTGGCGTGAACATTGCTGGTTCAACCAGAGGGTGTCTGCAGAGGATAGCACCAGTCGGGACACCAATGCTGCATAGACTATTAGATCCAAGATTGTCATTGACATCGCATGGTGAAGAAGGTTGTGGCCGAATTCTCCTTGTGGGCTAGGCCATAGCCAGATAACCATAAACCAGCGGCTTTTATTG
Protein-coding sequences here:
- a CDS encoding amidase (similar to Capronia epimyces CBS 606.96 XP_007732536.1) encodes the protein MQAPRTLYALTVTQVLDLLKNNTITVEEYARSLLDRFEEKDSTVKAWAYLDQELVLSQARALDQMPNDQRGPLHGVAVGIKDVINTKDMPTQFGSPLYQGHQPGFDSSAVAILRAAGALIFGKTTTTEFTATNSGPDTTNPHDPNRTPGGSSCGSAAAVAGLQVPLSLGAQTGGSIIRPALFTGIFAMKPIYNAISPEGQKTFSATFDTFGFFARSIEDLQLVADTFALKDDVPPRDISLKEASVALIKTPMWARAGPGTVCAMERAVTILKNSGVMVEEVPFPTEVCDSEALRQMQNVIISGEAQVAFLREYRLDRTKLDPEICRPVENNSNYTHKERLQALDRYASLRPIIDKVAAKYSAIITPSAIDEAPLGLNDMGSPVFNTLWTASSSFCSICSFLANQVQGFHMPVINIPAFTGAHGMPIGISIVAGRFCDQHLLRISKVLSEPLMAEGGWKVMA
- a CDS encoding glucuronan lyase A (similar to Metarhizium robertsii ARSEF 23 XP_007822550.1), coding for MVALKSILAASLALIASPGALATRTFYNSGTLSGWDYVRKEHKGTVDQVTNVAYKGSTSLKMTQTYDPNYHDRYHSEVDHNYGYKRGDSTFYGFAFRLSDTWDFQSQSYNIAQFIANRPGAGCGGDDWMPSTMVWIQGNQLFSRIVTGHYRQPNCGRTIDTLRNLGQISAGQWHRVILQVKWASDNSGFFKIWLDGNKVVERLNTATTVDDDSVFQFRVGLYANSWHDDGHMNGNQGFRQIWYDEIAMGTEFKDVDPAQQ